Genomic segment of Oceanimonas sp. GK1:
GGTCACCATTACGGGGCGGAATGGTGGCCGAGCCCGCAAACCAGGGATGGCCAATCAGGGCGATATTGAGCGGCTCCGTGGTCAGTGGCAACAAATCCCCCTCGTTCCTGAGCAGGGTAATGCCCGCTTCGGCCAGGGCCCGAGCCTTGCGGGCGTTTTCGGCCCTGTCTATCTCGGGCTCCTCATCTATGTTGATGATGGTCTCAAAGAGGTCGTCAAACTGGCCGAATTCATGCATTTTGCTGTAGCGGGGCCTGAGCACGGCATCGATGTCTGCCTCCGTAATTTCGCCGTTATCAAGGGCTGCCTGAATATTGTCGGCAGAGTAGAACTTGGGCCGAAAGTCCAGCTCCCAACCCACCCCCGCCAGCAGGGCCTCGCTGGTGGCGTGCATGGCGCGCCGATCACTTTCAATCCAGCCCTTGAAGCCCCAGCGCTCACGCAGGGTCTTGACCAGAACGTCTCCGTTGTTGCAGATATGGGCGGTGTCATTCAGGTAAGGAAAGGCACACATGATGGTGGCGGCATTTCCGTCCTTGACTGCCATTTCAAAGGGCAACAGATAGAGCTCGTGCATCGCCCGGCTGGGAATACGTACCCCCGCCGTCCAGCGTTCGCGTTGAAACTCATGCTCGTTGCCGACGAAATGCTTGGGCTGGGCCTGCACCCCCTGAGACTGAATACCACGGACCTGAGCGGCGCCTATCACCCCCGCCAGATAGGGGTCCTCCCCCGCATATTCCTGGGCACGGCCGGCATAGGGCGAGCGGATCAGGTTCAGTGCCGGTCCCAGCAGCACCTGGTGGGCAAAGGAAAAGGTCTCTATGCCCACCACCTCGCCCCAGTCCTCCACCAGTTCAGGATCAAAACTGGCCACGGCCAGGGTCATGGAGGGGCCGCCGGTCATGACCGGCTCGCTGGTGCAGGAGCCACCGCGAACACCGTTACCGCCGTTGATTTCACGAATGGTAGGAATACCCAGACTGGGAATACCGGTAATGCTTCGCCCCACCACCGAGAAGTCACACTCCCGCAGGCTTTTATTGTTCCCACCGAGGTATTGGCCTGTGGGCACGGCCGACGCTTCGGGCAGGTTACCGATCTGCTGGATTTTTTCTTCTAGGCTCATCTGCGACAGAAGGCTGTCAGCAAATTCCTCGTGAGGAGTGGCGGCCGCCAGGCCAAAGGACAGGACCGCGGTCAACAGCACGGGCATACCCGTGCCTGCACGGCCTGTAATATTTGGAATAATCATCGTCATGTCTCCCATATACAGCTTGGGGCATATCTGACGATTCCTTGTCTAAATTGAAGAAGAGGGGCTACTTCGGCAGCGAGTGCAGCGCGATGCACGGAATAAAAAGAGTAATGCCACTGTACCGGGAAAGACCAGGCTGTCCCGATCCCGAAGCAAAACTGGCCAGAGACCTCCCCTGGCCAGCCAGTAAACACAGTAACAAGCATAGTTGCCGAACGTCGTGGTGACTAAAAAACAGCCAGCCTGGTCAAGCAAAAAACTGTCTGCCGGCAATACAAAAAATAAAAGCCCGGTCTGCCGGGCCTTTAGACGTTATTCAGACGGGATTGGCGGTTACACCACGCCCTGCTCGATCATGGCGTCGGCCACCTTGCGGAAACCGGCGATGTTGGCGCCCAGCACCAGGTTGTGGGGCTCGCCGAACTCGGCGGCGGTTTCGCTGGCGCTCAGGAAGATGTTCTTCATGATCACTTTCAGCTTCTCGTCCACTTCCTCAAAGCTCCAGCGCTGCATGCTGGCGTTCTGGGCCATTTCCAGCTGGCTGGTGGCCACACCGCCGGCATTGGCGGCCTTGCCCGGACCGTAGCTGATCTTGGCATCCAGGAACACTTCCACGGCGTCCTGGGTGGAGGGCATGTTGGCGCCTTCGGAAACTCCAATCACGCCATTGGCGATCAGCGCCTTGGCATCGGCTTCGGACAGCTCGTTCTGGGTAGCACAGGGGAAAGCCAGCTGGGCCGGAATACGCCATACCGCGTTGCCATCGGCCGGGTAGTCGGCGGCGGGAATGAACTTGGCTTCCGGGTGGGCGGTCACGTACTCGTCCAGACGGACCTTGCGCACTTCCTTGAGCTCCTTCAGGGTCTCCAGGTTGATGCCGGTTTCGTGGTAAATGGTGCCGCTGGAGTCGGAGCAGGTCACCGGAATGGCGCCCAGCTGGTACAGCTTCTCGATGGTGTAGATGGCCACGTTACCGGCACCGGACACCAGGCAGCGCTTGCCGGCCAGGGTGTCGCCCTTGGCTTCCAGCATGTACTGGGCGAAGTAAACGCAACCGTAACCGGTGGCTTCCTTGCGCACCAGGGAACCGCCCCACAGCAGGCTCTTGCCGGTGAACACGCCGTCGTAGTTGCCGGTCAGGCGCTTGTACTGGCCAAACATGTAGCCGATTTCCCGGGCGCCCACGCCGATGTCGCCGGCGGGCACGTCGGTGGTCGGGCCGATGTGACGGTACAGTTCATTGATGAAGGACTGGCAGAAACGCATGATTTCGCCGTCGGACTTGCCTTTGGGATCGAAGTTGGCGCCACCCTTGCCGCCGCCGATAGGCAGGCCGGTGAGGGCGTTTTTGAAGATCTGCTCAAAGCCCAGGAATTTGATGATGCCGGCGTTCACGCTGGGGTGAAAGCGCAGGCCGCCCTTGTAGGGACCCAGGGCAGAGTTGAACTCGATGCGGTAGCCCTTGTTCACCTGCACATTACCCTGATCGTCCACCCAGGGTACCCGGAACATGATCTGACGCTCGGGCTCGACCATGCGCTCGATGATGGCGTGCTTCTTGTACTTCTCGTTGGTTTCGAGAATGGGCTGCAGGGAGTCGAGCACTTCCTCTACCGCCTGGTAGAACTCTGCTTGTGCCGGGCTGGTCTTCTGCAGTTTGACAATGGTGTCATGAATATACGTCACGATGTCTTCCTTGTTATTGTTTCTAAACCTTTACTGGGGATACATCTTTAAGAGACCCCGCACTATTGAAATATGGCGCCGCTCTCGGGTCAATGACTAATTTTCAAATACATATACTAAAAAGAAGAATATTTATGCTTTCTTAGAACTTCGAGTCCGATCCCGGGCCCCTCTCGACCCCGGCGCAAGCGGTCTATGCTTGATCAGAACACAGCGAGGCAATCGATATGGATGTCAGCGGATCCTGGTCGGCACGGGATGAAGCCCTCGGCCAAAAACTGATCGAACAGGGGCAACTCACCGGCAAGGAGCTGAGCCGGCTGGCGCGCATGCAACGGGGCCAGCAGGAAGCCGTGCCCCTCACCCGTTTGCTGCTCAACCTGGGCATGATGTCGGAACGGGAGCTGGCCCGCACCCTGGCCGAGCAGTACTCCCTGCCACTGACAGAAAATGAGAGTTACCCCCTGGCGCCGCCGCTGGAGCAATCCCTGCCCTACCGCTTTCTCAAGGAACACCGCCTGGTTCCCCTGCATCAGGACCAAACCACCCTGGTGCTGGCCATGGTGGACCCTGGCGACGACTTCGCCCTGCAGGCCATGGCCATGTTGTGCGGCCAGCCGGTGCGGGCCCAGGTGGGGGTCAGCTCGGAAATCGATGCCGCCATCGAGCGGCTCTATGGCGCAGGCCAGAGCAAAATGGGCGATATCTTATCGGCGGTACAGGAAGAGGAGGAAACCGAGGAACGCATCGCCCAGCTCAAGGACATGGCCAGCGAGGCCCCGGTGATCCGGCTGGTCAACCTGCTGATTCAGAAGGCGGTGGAGCTGAGGGCGTCGGACATTCACGTGGAGCCTTTTGAAAACCGGCTCACCATTCGTTACCGCATCGACGGGGTGCTGCAACAGGGCGAGGCGCCGCCGGTGAACATGACCCCTGCCATTATTTCGCGCATCAAGATCCTGGCCCGGCTCAACATTGCCGAACGCCGCCTGCCCCAGGACGGCCGCATTGAGCTGAAGGTGCAGGGCCAGGATCTCGACATTCGTGTCTCCACCGTGCCCACCATGCATGGTGAAAGCCTGGTGATGCGCCTGCTCAACCGGGAAAGCGTGGTGCTCGACTTTGACGCCCTGGGCTTTGCCGGCGATACCAAAGCCAGGCTGCAGCAGGTGCTGGCCATTCCCCACGGTGTGCTGCTGGTGACCGGCCCCACCGGCAGCGGCAAAACCACCACCCTCTATACCGCGCTCAACCGCCTCAATACCACGGAGCGCAAGCTGATCACGGTGGAAGACCCGGTGGAATACCAGATGGAGGGCATCAACCAGATCCACGTTAAGCCCGCCATCGGCCTGACCTTTGCCAGCGCCCTGCGCGCCATCGTGCGCCAGGATCCCGACGTCATCATGGTGGGGGAAATGCGCGATCTGGAAACCGCCCGCATCTGTGTGCAGTCGGCGCTCACCGGCCACCTGGTGCTGTCCACCCTGCATACCAATGACGCCGCCAGCAGCGTGACCCGGCTGCTGGAAATGGGGGTGGAAGACTACCTGCTCACCTCCACCCTCAACGGCGTGGTCGGCCAGCGCCTGATAAGGGTGCTCTGCCCTCACTGCAAGGAAAGTTATGAACCGCTGCCGGAACTGGTACGGGAGCTGAAGCTGGAACCCCTGGTGCCCGGCGAGCCGGTGCGGCTGTACCGCCCCGTGGGCTGCCCCCACTGTGCCCACACCGGCTACCACGGCCGGCTGGCCATTCAGGAGCTGCTGGTGATGAACGACGACATTCGCAGGCTGGTGCTGAGCCACGCCGACGCCGGCCAGATCCAGCGCGCCGCCGTGGCCGCCGGCATGCGCACCATGTATGGCGACGGCCTGCTCAAGGCCCGGCAGGGGATCACCAATGTGGAAGAGGTGATTCGGGTCACCCAGGAGGCCTGAGATGGCGCTGTTTCACTTTCGGGCCGTCAGCCACAGCGGCGAGGAGCAGGAAGGCCGGCTGGAAGGGACCGATCAGCAGGCCATCGTGCTGCAACTGCAGCAGCGGGGGCTTATTCCGCTCAGCGTGGAACCCGCCGGCGAACGCCGTACCGGCTGGCTGAACATGAAACTCCGCCTGGGCCGCCGCGGCACCGGTGAGCGGCAGATCCAGGCCCTCACTCAGGATCTGGCTGCCCTGCTCAAGGCCGGGGTGCCCCTGGAACGGGCCCTGGGCATCATGATCCAGGTGCGCGACCGTGAAGACGACACTCATTTGCTGCACCGCCTGCGCGAGGGCATACAGCGGGGCCAGGCGCTGTCGGCGGTACTGGCAGAGCAGGACGCAGGCTTTTCCGCCTTTTACCTCAACATGATCCGCGCCGCCGAGATCTCGGGCAATCTGGAGCAGGGGCTGACGGATCTGGCGCTGTACCTGGAGCGCAGCCGCCGGCTGCGGGAAAAGGCGCTGTCGGCGCTGATTTATCCGCTGATCCTGCTGCTGGTGTCGGCGGCCTCGCTGCTGATCATTCTCACCTACGTCATTCCCCAGTTTCA
This window contains:
- the gspE gene encoding type II secretion system ATPase GspE, with product MDVSGSWSARDEALGQKLIEQGQLTGKELSRLARMQRGQQEAVPLTRLLLNLGMMSERELARTLAEQYSLPLTENESYPLAPPLEQSLPYRFLKEHRLVPLHQDQTTLVLAMVDPGDDFALQAMAMLCGQPVRAQVGVSSEIDAAIERLYGAGQSKMGDILSAVQEEEETEERIAQLKDMASEAPVIRLVNLLIQKAVELRASDIHVEPFENRLTIRYRIDGVLQQGEAPPVNMTPAIISRIKILARLNIAERRLPQDGRIELKVQGQDLDIRVSTVPTMHGESLVMRLLNRESVVLDFDALGFAGDTKARLQQVLAIPHGVLLVTGPTGSGKTTTLYTALNRLNTTERKLITVEDPVEYQMEGINQIHVKPAIGLTFASALRAIVRQDPDVIMVGEMRDLETARICVQSALTGHLVLSTLHTNDAASSVTRLLEMGVEDYLLTSTLNGVVGQRLIRVLCPHCKESYEPLPELVRELKLEPLVPGEPVRLYRPVGCPHCAHTGYHGRLAIQELLVMNDDIRRLVLSHADAGQIQRAAVAAGMRTMYGDGLLKARQGITNVEEVIRVTQEA
- the gdhA gene encoding NADP-specific glutamate dehydrogenase, which produces MTYIHDTIVKLQKTSPAQAEFYQAVEEVLDSLQPILETNEKYKKHAIIERMVEPERQIMFRVPWVDDQGNVQVNKGYRIEFNSALGPYKGGLRFHPSVNAGIIKFLGFEQIFKNALTGLPIGGGKGGANFDPKGKSDGEIMRFCQSFINELYRHIGPTTDVPAGDIGVGAREIGYMFGQYKRLTGNYDGVFTGKSLLWGGSLVRKEATGYGCVYFAQYMLEAKGDTLAGKRCLVSGAGNVAIYTIEKLYQLGAIPVTCSDSSGTIYHETGINLETLKELKEVRKVRLDEYVTAHPEAKFIPAADYPADGNAVWRIPAQLAFPCATQNELSEADAKALIANGVIGVSEGANMPSTQDAVEVFLDAKISYGPGKAANAGGVATSQLEMAQNASMQRWSFEEVDEKLKVIMKNIFLSASETAAEFGEPHNLVLGANIAGFRKVADAMIEQGVV